In Salvia miltiorrhiza cultivar Shanhuang (shh) chromosome 4, IMPLAD_Smil_shh, whole genome shotgun sequence, the DNA window ATGCATTTACTGttgactgaaaatagttttttcgttcttattttatataaggGTTATTGTTTGAACATCTCCttatatttgtttttattttaatacgttaaaattgttattttataaattatataaactcaaattgttttttttttgttatatataaCTTCAAATTACAAAACCGGAAGCTCAACATAGGAATCGCCGAAAGTGGAAGGATATGATCAAACCACAAAAATAATTGTTGTGacgaatatttttgaaacatgaGGTATTTCTTTTATAAATTCCTAGACTCGTGTACATGCAAAGGAAATGGTATAAGAAAATGGAAAATGGTGAGAAAAGTTACCTCTAATCTTAGGTTTGGTAAGTTGTTTGGTGGAGAGAGATTGAAGCTGCTCATCAAGCTTCCTCAAAGCTTCGCGGGCCTTATCTGGATCTGTCTCAAATTCAGACTCTTTTTCCGCAgcatttatttttctatgtttCTTCAATGTATAAACTGATTTTTTGATGGAAGAGAATAAAGGATAATTGTGCAGAAAAGGGCAAGTGTAATGAATAAGCATTTGGGAGAGGAGAGAGCTCGCTGCTTCAGGATAGACCACCATTTATCACTTATTCGTGTGCCTCTAATTTAAGTAGGATAACattggatatttttttttttgttttttttgtttttgtattgTACATTTCCTTTGGGCTTAATAAGTCCAAGATAAAATTTAATTGGGCCGAAGATATTTGTCCTTCCgtttgaatatatttttttaaaagattatATGGCGGAGTCGAACTTGATTTTTTCGATCAAATATTAACTATTTTACCACTAATCTAACATACACATTaacattttattttgttttacagaAAAGAATAGTGAACCATACTTTTGTGGAGCAAAAAAAAAAcgctaaaacaagaaaaagaaaaccacAGTATGTACAGCTTCAATCGAAGTAATTGCGATGTACTACTTTAAAATAAAGTGTTACTGGCTGCTAAACATACTAATTTGGGGTAGCTTGATTTTGCATATCAACTTAAAAAGGGTCACAAAATATACTAATTTTAATATGGTAGAATTTTTAGATATTCGAACTCTACATAATTCTTATGATTTTCAAGTTTAGTGTATTATAAATCTTCTAAAAATGATGTTTCATACAACGCTATTTTTTAAAACGTTCGATAAATACACGTCAACTTTAATTTGAGCAAAAATTAAATATGTGATATAATTGCTAAAAcattaaagtttatgtattt includes these proteins:
- the LOC131021397 gene encoding uncharacterized protein LOC131021397, encoding MVVYPEAASSLLSQMLIHYTCPFLHNYPLFSSIKKSVYTLKKHRKINAAEKESEFETDPDKAREALRKLDEQLQSLSTKQLTKPKIRAVDMSRSSSFEGEEDNSEISGSFWSYAASFLLVFTIFYNIIFLTIIKPSIDGPEPIQSTEIIK